Proteins encoded by one window of Salvia splendens isolate huo1 chromosome 7, SspV2, whole genome shotgun sequence:
- the LOC121741299 gene encoding phosphatidylinositol/phosphatidylcholine transfer protein SFH12-like, giving the protein MSGDIPGAVERPFRPSLEKIDTDIVEDERKKKHGSFKKAAISASSKFRHSLTKKGRRNSRVMSFVFEDERDAEELQAVDALRQALILEELLPAKHDDYHMLLRFLKARKFDIEKTKQMWADMIQWRKDFGSDNIMEEFDFKERDEVVKYYPQGHHGVDKDGRPIYIEKLGQVDSTKLLQVTTLDRYLKYHVQEFERTFIDKFPACSIAAKKHIDQSTTILDVQGVGLKSFNKAARELIQSLQSVDGNNYPETLCRMYIINAGSGFRLLWNTVKSFLDPKTTSKIHVLGNKYQSKLLEIIDASELPEFLGGKCTCAEKGGCMVSDKGPWNDPDIIKMVRNNEHKWTNKIVLSPVNESPRAADDDIANSKVSLAHEEVTKRPPSAYETAKDEPMIDKPVTTIVRTKEKQVNFARPKASSTDCFPGKHDSKASDRISNHLLNGVMAIVMGVVTMVRMTRTMPRRLTDATLYSSSMYSDSHANNSPRQAVSNEDYFIMMKRMNELEEKVIILSKRPTMPPEKEEMLDNALQRINMLEQELSNTKKTLEDTLVQQQELVAFMEKKKKKKKRFFAF; this is encoded by the exons ATGAGTGGCGACATTCCTGGGGCTGTTGAACGCCCATTCAGGCCAA GTCTTGAGAAAATTGACACAGATATAGTGGAGGATGAGAGGAAAAAGAAGCATGGGTCTTTTAAGAAGGCAGCTATCAGCGCCTCTTCCAAATTCAGGCACTCTTTAACCAAAAAGGGACGGCGTAACAGCAGAGTTATGTCCTTTGTCTTTGAGGACGAGCGTGATGCTGAGGAGTTGCAAGCTGTGGACGCTTTGCGTCAGGCGCTTATCTTGGAAGAACTGCTCCCTGCTAAACATGATGACTATCATATGCTGCTGAG GTTTTTGAAGGCTAGGAAATTTGATATTGAGAAAACAAAGCAAATGTGGGCTGACATGATTCAGTGGAGGAAAGACTTCGGTTCAGACAACATCATGGAG GAGTTTGACTTCAAGGAGAGAGATGAGGTTGTAAAATACTATCCACAAGGGCATCACGGTGTTGACAAAGATGGGAGGCCGATTTACATTGAGAAGCTCGGTCAAGTTGATTCGACCAAGCTCCTGCAGGTCACGACCTTGGATCGCTACCTCAAATACCATGTTCAGGAGTTCGAGAGGACCTTCATTGACAAGTTCCCGGCCTGCTCCATCGCAGCCAAAAAGCACATCGATCAGAGCACAACCATTTTGGATGTTCAAGGAGTG GGACTGAAAAGTTTCAATAAGGCTGCTAGGGAACTCATCCAGAGCCTTCAGAGTGTTGATGGTAATAACTACCCTGAG aCCCTGTGCCGCATGTACATAATCAACGCAGGATCTGGATTCAGGCTCTTGTGGAATACCGTTAAATCATTCCTTGATCCAAAGACCACATCCAAGATCCAT GTTTTGGGTAACAAATACCAGAGCAAGCTTCTTGAGATCATTGATGCAAG TGAGCTACCGGAGTTCTTGGGCGGTAAATGCACGTGTGCAGAAAAAGGTGGTTGCATGGTTTCTGATAAGGGCCCTTGGAATGACCCCGACATAATCAAG ATGGTCCGAAACAATGAGCATAAATGGACAAACAAAATTGTCCTTTCACCTGTCAATGAGTCCCCGAGAGCTGCTGATGATGATATTGCAAATTCAAAAGTCTCTCTTGCACATGAAGAA GTGACCAAGCGACCACCAAGTGCATATGAGACTGCTAAAGACGAACCCATGATTGACAAGCCCGTTACAACTATCGTGCGAACAAAAGAGAAACAAGTCAATTTCGCTCGTCCTAAAG CTTCATCCACAGATTGTTTCCCTGGAAAACATGATTCTAAGGCTTCCGATAGAATTAGCAACCATCTCTTGAATGGAGTAATGGCTATCGTGATGGGAGTCGTGACTATGGTTCGTATGACACGAACCATGCCAAGGAGACTCACAGATGCCACCCTCTACTCTTCCTCCATGTACAGTGACAGTCACGCCAACAACTCGCCTAGGCAAGCCGTCTCAAATGAGGATTACTTCATCATGATGAAACGCATGAACGAGCTAGAGGAAAAAGTGATCATCCTAAGCAAAAGGCCAACTATGCCGCCTGAAAAGGAGGAGATGCTGGACAATGCCCTGCAACGTATCAACATGCTGGAGCAAGAGCTATCTAACACCAAAAAG ACTTTGGAGGATACTCTGGTTCAACAACAGGAACTCGTTGCCTTcatggaaaagaagaagaagaaaaagaagagattCTTCGCTTTCTAA